A stretch of the Thermomicrobiales bacterium genome encodes the following:
- a CDS encoding CapA family protein, with protein MSGTTTLVLTGDSMITRGIAMNENDDARALVEHLGSGDAALTNLEVLPNDFKGYPAQECGGTHMSASSSVIDTLTALGFNLFPAATNHSLDYSIEGLLALIDVLNEKGVVWAGLGRNMAEARMPAYLDTDHGSFSLISVCSSFAKGQQASEQRPDMPGRPGLNPLRVSTTYDITAEQLTALKEIAEAIGIEQRRRERIALGFGHPPADESIFPFFDMSFRASETPGVQVAPNTGDIDAIAQWVREARGRSDIVVVSMHSHEQGETKEDPAAFIPVFARRMIDEGADVIVGHGPHLLRGIEIYQGKPIFYSLGNFIAQNDLVHKFPSDAYERFRVDPTMTPGEIARSRSDDGKRGFPADVRYWETVSPRLTWQDGKLVSIELAPVTLRQTDPVYRRGRPRLARGEEARSILTRLADLSAPFGTTIDIDGEMGKVQLG; from the coding sequence GTGTCTGGTACGACAACACTGGTTCTGACCGGCGACAGCATGATTACCCGCGGAATTGCGATGAACGAGAACGACGACGCCCGCGCGCTGGTCGAGCATCTCGGCAGCGGTGACGCCGCGCTCACTAACCTCGAGGTGTTGCCCAACGACTTCAAGGGCTACCCGGCCCAGGAGTGCGGCGGGACGCACATGTCGGCCTCGTCGTCGGTCATCGACACGTTGACCGCGCTGGGTTTCAACCTGTTTCCGGCGGCCACCAACCACTCGCTCGACTACAGCATCGAGGGTCTGCTGGCCCTGATCGACGTGCTGAACGAGAAGGGCGTCGTCTGGGCCGGCCTGGGCAGGAACATGGCCGAGGCCAGGATGCCCGCCTATCTCGACACCGACCACGGATCGTTCTCGCTAATCTCGGTCTGCTCCAGCTTCGCCAAGGGTCAGCAGGCCAGCGAGCAGCGCCCCGACATGCCCGGGCGACCCGGCCTGAACCCGCTGCGCGTCTCGACAACCTACGACATCACCGCCGAGCAGCTGACAGCGCTGAAGGAGATCGCCGAAGCCATCGGCATCGAGCAGCGCCGCCGCGAGCGCATCGCGCTCGGCTTCGGTCACCCGCCCGCCGACGAGAGCATCTTCCCCTTCTTCGACATGAGCTTCCGCGCCTCCGAGACGCCCGGCGTGCAGGTCGCGCCGAACACCGGCGACATCGACGCGATCGCCCAGTGGGTGCGTGAGGCACGCGGGCGCTCCGACATCGTCGTCGTCAGCATGCACTCCCACGAGCAGGGCGAGACGAAGGAGGACCCTGCCGCATTCATCCCGGTCTTCGCGCGCCGCATGATCGACGAGGGAGCAGACGTTATCGTCGGCCACGGGCCGCACCTGCTGCGTGGCATCGAGATCTATCAGGGCAAGCCAATCTTCTACAGTCTCGGCAACTTCATCGCCCAGAACGACCTCGTCCACAAGTTCCCGTCCGACGCCTACGAGCGCTTCCGCGTCGACCCGACGATGACGCCGGGCGAGATCGCACGCTCCCGCAGCGACGACGGCAAGCGCGGCTTCCCGGCCGACGTACGCTATTGGGAGACCGTCTCCCCGCGCCTCACCTGGCAGGACGGCAAGCTCGTCAGCATCGAGCTCGCGCCCGTCACCCTGCGCCAGACCGACCCCGTCTACCGCCGCGGCCGCCCCCGCCTCGCCCGCGGCGAAGAAGCCCGCTCCATCCTCACCCGTCTCGCCGACCTGTCAGCGCCGTTTGGAACGACGATCGATATTGATGGCGAGATGGGCAAGGTGCAACTGGGGTAG
- a CDS encoding beta-lactamase family protein, translated as MAETLDSVVSAQMQRWTVPGVTVGILKDGKRSLHAWGVTNLETEQPVRPDTLFQIGSISKVFCTTLVMTLVDEGKLDLDAPVITYLPDLKLEDPTAQNEVTLRQLLSHTSGIYGDFFDDFGWGDDALQTSVGEFHTLRQWTPVGSSWAYCNVGFNLAGAVVEKVLGQTFEQAMRERVFEPMGLDHSFYFAHEAIVHSAAAGHTLTDPAGDEHQVAHKYPLPRCVNPAGGVISNVNDLLSFAQAHINLGHVGDTQVLSEASAQAILEKQTRRQLCATTGASRLGHPLGRRREARQPRRGSLSGFQAHLTVIPSRRGARHPDQQRSRLGALRRGRALGALQRPRPRHADAGADHTHG; from the coding sequence ATGGCCGAGACTCTCGATTCAGTTGTCTCAGCGCAGATGCAGCGCTGGACTGTGCCCGGCGTCACTGTCGGTATCCTGAAGGACGGCAAGCGCTCCCTGCACGCGTGGGGCGTCACCAATCTGGAGACCGAGCAGCCGGTCAGGCCGGACACGTTGTTTCAGATCGGTTCCATCTCAAAAGTCTTCTGTACCACGCTGGTCATGACGTTGGTCGATGAGGGCAAGCTCGACCTCGATGCGCCCGTCATCACCTACCTCCCCGACCTCAAGCTGGAAGACCCGACTGCTCAGAACGAGGTCACGCTCCGCCAGCTGCTGTCGCACACCAGCGGTATCTACGGCGACTTCTTCGATGACTTTGGCTGGGGCGACGATGCGCTGCAGACTTCCGTCGGCGAGTTCCACACGCTCCGGCAGTGGACGCCCGTCGGCAGCTCGTGGGCGTACTGCAACGTCGGCTTCAACCTGGCAGGTGCGGTCGTCGAGAAAGTCCTCGGGCAGACATTCGAGCAGGCAATGCGCGAGCGTGTCTTCGAGCCGATGGGGCTCGATCACAGCTTCTACTTCGCCCACGAGGCGATCGTCCATTCGGCAGCCGCCGGTCACACGCTGACCGATCCGGCCGGCGACGAGCACCAGGTCGCGCACAAATACCCACTGCCGCGCTGCGTCAATCCGGCCGGCGGTGTGATCTCCAACGTCAACGACCTGCTGTCGTTCGCGCAGGCGCACATCAACCTCGGACACGTCGGTGACACGCAGGTGCTCAGCGAAGCATCAGCGCAGGCAATACTGGAGAAACAGACGCGCCGCCAACTTTGCGCGACGACTGGGGCATCCCGGTTGGGACATCCGCTGGGTCGACGGCGAGAAGCTCGTCAGCCGCGACGCGGCTCGCTCAGCGGCTTCCAGGCGCACCTCACCGTCATCCCATCGCGGCGCGGCGCTCGCCATCCTGACCAACAGCGGTCGCGGCTCGGCGCTCTACGGCGCGGTCGAGCGCTGGGCGCTCTCCAGCGACCTCGGCCTCGACATGCCGACGCCGGAGCAGATCACACTCACGGATGA
- a CDS encoding arginine deiminase family protein, with amino-acid sequence MSEIRNSEAYYHVVLERIPPRPEPAFEDAAMQERVWGRQWGVGNDVGQLKLVALHRPGDEMATIDPDKYDDTIEALIDDREQWYWRDERGPDIALMQRQHDALRAALEAEGVEIVDVGGSLGDVKAVFTRDQAIAVDGGAVICRMGPVGVERGYGRRGEESYITQVIAGLGMPILRTIHGTGLVEGGSFCFLTPKVAAIGLSFRQNEEGARQMEDVLRVSDTRLIRVPLTGHALHIDGAIVMVDHDKALINMARLPYWFLDELKTLGIQTIHIWPSEGHAVNCLAVSPGRVIISEGCPRTRERLQAAGVESIEIDYSEIRKNGGGIHCSTLPLVRER; translated from the coding sequence ATGTCAGAAATCCGAAACAGTGAGGCGTATTACCACGTTGTGCTGGAGCGCATTCCGCCGCGACCGGAGCCGGCGTTTGAGGACGCTGCCATGCAGGAGCGGGTGTGGGGGCGACAGTGGGGCGTCGGGAACGATGTCGGGCAGCTGAAGCTGGTGGCGCTGCATCGGCCTGGCGACGAGATGGCGACGATCGACCCGGACAAGTACGACGACACGATCGAGGCGCTGATTGACGACCGCGAGCAGTGGTACTGGCGTGACGAGCGTGGGCCGGACATCGCGCTGATGCAGCGGCAGCACGACGCGCTGCGGGCGGCGCTGGAGGCCGAGGGTGTTGAGATCGTCGATGTCGGAGGCTCGCTCGGCGACGTCAAGGCGGTCTTCACACGCGATCAGGCGATCGCCGTTGATGGCGGCGCGGTCATCTGTCGGATGGGGCCGGTCGGTGTTGAGCGCGGGTACGGTCGGCGTGGCGAGGAGTCGTATATCACGCAGGTCATCGCCGGGCTTGGTATGCCGATCCTGCGTACGATCCACGGCACCGGCCTGGTCGAGGGCGGCTCATTCTGCTTCCTGACGCCGAAGGTCGCGGCGATCGGGCTGTCGTTCCGCCAGAACGAAGAGGGCGCGCGGCAGATGGAGGACGTCCTGCGGGTGAGTGACACGCGCCTGATCCGCGTGCCGCTGACCGGCCACGCGCTGCATATCGACGGCGCAATCGTCATGGTCGATCACGACAAGGCGCTGATCAACATGGCGCGGCTGCCATACTGGTTCCTCGACGAGCTGAAGACGCTCGGCATCCAGACGATCCACATTTGGCCCAGCGAGGGCCACGCCGTCAACTGTCTGGCGGTCAGTCCGGGTCGCGTCATCATCTCCGAAGGCTGCCCACGCACCCGCGAGCGCCTGCAAGCCGCCGGTGTCGAATCGATCGAGATTGACTACAGCGAAATCCGCAAGAACGGCGGCGGTATTCATTGCAGCACGCTGCCATTGGTGCGGGAGCGCTGA
- a CDS encoding CapA family protein, translated as MCDPLRMVLTGDSIIHRGLAMNEDADARDLAALIADADAALTNLEILPNDFQGYPDHESGGTHMGARARIFDELLALGFNLFPAATNHVMDYGITGLLAMMDVLDARGARYAGIGRNLAEARMPVYLDTDRGAVAMISCASSFGTGWQAGEQRPDMQGRPGLNPVRVTTTHTVSAEQLATLREIAAATGIEQRRLDRIASGFAFPPADENTFPFAGTLFRAGDQPGVTTAASASDVDAIAQWVREARGRADIVIVSIHAHQGAATNEDPADFLPDFARRMIDEGADVIAGHGPHLLRGIEIYKNKPIFYSLGNFIAQDELIEKFPSDAYTRFRVDQSGTPHDIAIARSGADGRGGFGGDARYWQTILPRLQWQGSDLQSIDLLPVTMQYTEPFHRRGRPRLARGDEAREILDRVTRLSAPFGTQIEQHDETAIVALGV; from the coding sequence GTGTGCGATCCACTGCGCATGGTGCTCACCGGAGACAGCATCATCCACCGCGGACTGGCGATGAATGAGGACGCCGATGCGCGCGACCTCGCCGCACTCATCGCCGATGCAGACGCCGCGCTGACCAATCTGGAGATCCTGCCCAACGACTTCCAGGGCTATCCCGACCACGAGAGCGGCGGCACCCACATGGGTGCCCGCGCCAGAATCTTCGACGAGCTGCTGGCGCTCGGCTTCAATCTGTTCCCGGCGGCGACCAACCACGTCATGGATTACGGGATCACCGGGCTGCTGGCGATGATGGACGTGCTGGATGCACGCGGCGCGCGCTATGCCGGCATCGGCCGCAACCTCGCCGAAGCACGCATGCCGGTCTACCTCGACACCGATCGCGGCGCGGTCGCGATGATCTCCTGCGCATCGTCATTCGGCACAGGCTGGCAGGCCGGCGAACAGCGCCCCGACATGCAGGGTCGACCGGGCCTCAATCCGGTCCGCGTGACGACAACCCACACCGTGTCAGCCGAGCAGCTCGCGACGTTGCGCGAGATCGCCGCAGCCACCGGCATCGAGCAGCGCCGACTGGATCGCATCGCCTCCGGCTTCGCGTTTCCGCCTGCCGACGAGAACACATTCCCATTTGCTGGCACACTGTTCCGGGCCGGGGACCAGCCCGGAGTAACAACCGCGGCCAGTGCGAGCGATGTCGACGCCATCGCCCAGTGGGTACGCGAGGCGCGCGGACGAGCCGACATCGTCATCGTCAGCATCCACGCCCACCAGGGCGCGGCGACGAACGAGGATCCGGCAGACTTCCTGCCGGACTTCGCGCGCCGCATGATCGACGAGGGTGCCGACGTCATCGCCGGACACGGCCCACACCTGCTGCGCGGCATCGAGATCTACAAGAACAAGCCGATCTTCTACAGCCTCGGTAACTTCATCGCGCAGGACGAGCTGATCGAGAAGTTCCCATCCGATGCGTACACGCGCTTCCGCGTCGATCAGAGCGGCACACCGCACGACATCGCCATCGCTCGTTCCGGCGCAGACGGACGCGGCGGTTTCGGCGGCGACGCGCGCTACTGGCAGACGATCCTGCCGCGCCTGCAATGGCAGGGCAGCGACCTGCAGAGCATCGACCTGCTGCCCGTCACAATGCAGTACACCGAGCCGTTCCACCGGCGCGGACGACCGCGGTTGGCGCGCGGCGACGAGGCACGTGAGATCCTCGATCGCGTCACGCGCCTGTCAGCGCCATTCGGCACACAGATCGAGCAGCACGACGAGACGGCCATCGTCGCGCTTGGGGTATGA
- a CDS encoding YtxH domain-containing protein, producing the protein MDGIHHGSRTVPWESLREIDWDNQLRDTSGDTSSLSFVSGMLLGTAIGLLAGFILAPRTGKQTIDQLRQSRSDVRSRIRQTRDEHEETLAEQGEEAETEMMRRIHRQE; encoded by the coding sequence ATGGACGGCATACACCACGGAAGCCGAACGGTGCCGTGGGAATCGTTGCGTGAAATCGACTGGGACAACCAGTTGCGGGATACGAGCGGCGATACGTCATCGCTCTCATTCGTGAGCGGCATGCTGCTCGGCACCGCAATCGGCCTGCTCGCCGGGTTCATCCTGGCCCCGCGAACCGGCAAGCAGACAATTGATCAGCTCCGCCAGAGCAGATCAGACGTGCGTTCGCGCATCCGACAAACGCGCGACGAACACGAAGAGACGCTTGCCGAACAGGGCGAAGAAGCGGAGACTGAGATGATGCGCCGGATACACCGGCAGGAGTGA